The window acctgttcatcttcaacCTGTCTAGGAGAAGCATCAAAAATATCTGGAGAGAAGGCCAAAGAAGGATCAAAAGTATTTGTAGAAGGAACAAGAGACTCGTCTGGAAAGatttctaaaacagaggagttaGTCAAGGAagaacgaaagtgagagagctcaaCAAACAATcggtgttcccaaaagacaacattacgagaaacacgaagacgatgagagacaggatcataacacctataccccttttgagtttcgccataaccaaggaaacaacaaagtctagatcgaggctcaagtttgttgtgctcatgaggctgaagaagaacgaaacaagcagatccAAAGGATCGAAGGTGATGATAATCAGGAGGTGACCCAAAGAGACGCTCATACGGAGTCTGATTATGGATGACAgcacttggaatgcgattaatcgcATGAACAGCATTAagagcagcttcaccccaaaatggggcaggaactttggcagaaagaagaagagcacgaacagtgtcaagaatatgacgaagttttctttcggctcgaccattttgctgagaggtacctggacaagttagatgatgcacagtgccataggaatgtaacAAAGCTTgaaaagcatattgagtatattcaagagcattatcagaacgaaaagttttgatacgtttggagaattgggtttcaaccattttggcaaagttgctgtatattggtaaaatttcagaacgagatttcataggaaatatccaactataacgagaataatcatcaataaagacaacaaaatatcgagatccaccaatactagcaacagaagaaggtccccaaacatcagaatgaattaactcaaaaatactattagaaatggattcactgttattaaaaggcaaagatggttgttttcctaactgacatgaagtacaattaaaattgtctttggacacagaaCCCAACAGACCCCTAGAAGCTAACTGTTGTACTTGAGAAGATGATGCATGACCAAGACGagaatgccaaagtgcaagagatggtaaggaagaaactgcagcagctgcagcagcaacagaaacaggagcaacaggtggaagatgaagattgtccacgggaaacatacgcccaactctagggccggtcccaagctcttgtcccgtcctcggatcctgcacaatacacccagaatagtcaaaaataaggcgataacctaattcagctaattgtcccacagagcACAAATTATAGGATAGGTCAGGTACATGGAAGACTCCAGGAACAGAAAGGTTAGAGGTtgaaacaaaacctaaactatttccatgcatggtggaaccatcagctatatgaatatttagaggatgtggtgcagggtcaagtttggagaataaggatgagtgaggtgtcatgtgattgcagcAGGCAGAATCAAAAAGCCAAGTTTGAGACTTACCGGGTAGAACAGATAGGGCAGtggaaagagatgcattacCAGCCATACGAACAGCCTGAGCTATGATTTCCTGTAGTTCAGTGGGGGAGAGGTtgatagtggatccagaagactgggACTCAGCTGAGGTGGAAGCCATTGGCGGAGTAGGCTCAGTATTAGCAACAGCAGCAGTAGATTTGTTGCGACGGAAACAAGTCTCAATGGTGTGGCCAGAACGCTTGCAATAGTTGCAGACTTTTTTGTTGGACTGCTTGCGACGATTGTGAGAGCCAGAGGAATCACTTGATTGCTGAGGTTGCTCTATGAGTGGAGTAGATGGAGTAATAGCCAAAACATTGAGCTTATTCTGGGCTTGAAGGGTTGCAAGACGAGCTTCTTCTCTAACTAACTCATTCACAGCAGTATCAAAAGAGGGAGCAGGACTGCGATTTAGAAGCTGACCTCGAATGGGCTCAAAGTCCTTGTGAAGTGACATCAGGAATTCATAGAGGCGAAATTCATCTCTAATGGAAGCATATTGCTGAGCATCCTTTGAGCATGCCCAAGTTGGATCAgaaaggtcaatttggtcccaaatGTAGCGAAGCTGATCATAATAGTCATTGATGGATTGCCCTGGTTCTTGCTTGAGTTGATGCAATTCAACCACTAACTGATATTTCATGGATCCATGAGTAGTGGAGTACCTTCTGGCCAACATATCCCACGCagattttgcatcatcaaagctGCCCAACATATTGGAAATAGAGGGAATGGAAGTGTTTCGAATCCATGTGAGGATCATGTGGTTATGACTATCCCATTCAATCATGCGACCAAGAAAAacagcatcttcttcacttgctcCCTTGACAGGAATAGTCATTGCACCAGTACAATAATGCCAGAGCATGCGACCCTTAAGAAAACTGCGCATAGCTTGAGACCAagataagtaatttttattccCCTCCAATACAGTATTGATGGGGcaaggaacaaaattatcctttttatccatttagagacataatatgcaaaaacagacagcaaaaatgaaatctacgcgaaaaactgggtaaggagaacctggactgaaaaagtcaaccctggaaaagtcaacggtcaacggccagtcaaagtcaacggtcagcCTGAAGTCAACGGTCAAATCCAGATTCAGAAGATGACGTCAGCGGATGACGCAAGCAGTGACGTCAGCAAGCTGTTAGGGCTGACGTCAGCGATGACGTCAGCGAGGCTGTtgaggcgcgtggaggcgcgtagaggcgcgtgacggcgcgtggaggcgcgtgacgGCGCGTGAAAAGAAGCTGTGGCGCGTGATCGGCGGAACAGCAACTTTGAGCGGCGCGTGCAGTCTTTGATGGCGACGAGGCTTCCACGAGTGTGTAGATCAGCGCTGGACGATCTCAGTGGTACCTTCAAAATCGTAATCGAAGCAATAATTGCAGCGGAGCAGTGGTCTGtgca of the Quercus robur chromosome 10, dhQueRobu3.1, whole genome shotgun sequence genome contains:
- the LOC126703387 gene encoding uncharacterized protein LOC126703387 produces the protein MRSFLKGRMLWHYCTGAMTIPVKGASEEDAVFLGRMIEWDSHNHMILTWIRNTSIPSISNMLGSFDDAKSAWDMLARRYSTTHGSMKYQLVVELHQLKQEPGQSINDYYDQLRYIWDQIDLSDPTWACSKDAQQYASIRDEFRLYEFLMSLHKDFEPIRGQLLNRSPAPSFDTAVNELVREEARLATLQAQNKLNVLAITPSTPLIEQPQQSSDSSGSHNRRKQSNKKVCNYCKRSGHTIETCFRRNKSTAAVANTEPTPPMASTSAESQSSGSTINLSPTELQEIIAQAVRMAGNASLSTALSVLPGSEDGTRAWDRP